A region of the Ctenopharyngodon idella isolate HZGC_01 chromosome 2, HZGC01, whole genome shotgun sequence genome:
GTGTGGTGGCCGAGTCAACCTCAAAGATGTGAAAGCCAAATCCGAACCTGTATATGAGCCTGCAACAGGTAATGTATTTACAAAACTTTCACCCCATAGGCATTGACCAATCAGACTTTGCCCCATCACATGATCACAGTCACATCTGGCTATGCCTCTACATTGATTTTTTTCGATACAGCATGTTCTATGATTATAAACATTACCATCTCTGATCCTATTATGTCTTGATGAATGTATCACAGGTCGTGTCCTTTGCCAGCTGCAAGCTTGTGGAGCCACAGAGGTTGATGCAGCTGTTAGGAGCGCCAGTGCTGCTTTTACAGTGTGGAGTAAACTGGCAGGCATGGAAAGAGCCAGAGTCATGATAGAGGCGGCGAGACTCATTGAGGTAGACCGGAATGCATTGATCCGTCATCCTAAGACATTACAAAGTAGTGCTGCATTGATTCAAGAAGTCTTGAGTCTGAtcttttcagttatttttgttgttgagaATAGAAGAGAAGAGAGGAGATTGCTGAGATAGAGGTAGTCAACAATGGCAAGTCCATCACAGAAGCCCGTTTAGATGTGGACTCAGCCAGACTGTGCATTGAGTATTTTGCAGGACAAGCCACCACCCTTTCAGGTTAGTTTTGTTATTGATCATTCTCCgctgaatgatttctgaaggatcatgtgacactgaagactggagtaatgatgctaaaaattcagctttgcatcacaggaataaattatattttaaaatatattaaaatagaaattttaaattgaaataatatttcacaatattatggtatttcctgtatttttgatcagccGAAAagtccaaaaacattaaaaaatcatagttattccaaacttttgaccggtagtttACGTGGAATTTAAATGATAGTTATGTTAACCAAATTGAGATTATACAGATGGGTTAACAGCTATTCCTTCTCAGGTCAGCATGTTCAGCTAGCAGGAGGTTCATTTGCCTACACACGTCGGGAGCcactgggtgtgtgtgtgggaataGGAGCCTGGAACTATCCCTTCCAGATCGCAGCCTGGAAATCTGCCCCTGCCATCGCTTGTGGTATGTGTTATATAAATGATATAAGTGTGGCTTAGCAAAGTTTCGTAGTGATTCCCTGAAATCACACATATTGAATGTAGAGATCCACCGATAAGCCAATAAtttgttgttaatgttattatGGCCAATAGCTGATAAATGGAAGTTGAAAttctatattttgtttttctaaataaattatataaaacaataataaaataaatccgttttaaatgctacaaatgAATTTAGGTATCATCACCACCacatttgctaaagattacatttaacaattttttttttttttttttttttaagatttgttacttaccctcaagccatcctaggtgtatatgactttattctttcagtcaaacacaatcagagttatattaaaaaatattctgcctcttccaagctttataatgggagtgaatagttactgtgattttgaagcccaaaaaagcgcatccatccatcatataagtaatccatacacaaggccttctgaagcgaagcaatgtttttgtaataaaaatatccatatttataactttacaGACTATAATCACTAGGAGCAATTCAgaatgcctttattaacccccttaagtcacatggattacttttatgatggatgaatgtgctttttggatgggcttcaaaatcacagTAAGTATTcattcccattataaagcttggaagagccagtatatttttaaatgtaactctgattgtgtttgactgaaagaataaagtcatatatacctaggatggcttgagggtgagtaaataatgggataattttcatttttgggtgaactaaccctttaacttggAGTGGTAGATGACGGCAAAGATAATCTAAATGTTAAAGTTGTGGAAATGAGCATGCACGATTTTTTgtccaataaataaaaaaaaaacaaatctaatTTTGGCAGATAACCGATATAGTACCAATATATTGTCCATTCCCTACTTGTATgttactttggataaaagtttctaccaatttaataaatgtaaataaataaatagtatctCACACTAGTTTAGACAAGCTGTTAATGATACTTGCCTAAAGTCACAATGTAACATAAGGAACTTTTCGTCCGAGTGAAATGGATTGCAGGACTTGGTTTTATCCATCAggtgttgattggatggaggtaGATCTGAATGCGAGCTTGCAGTTGATTGTAAGAAAGGATTAAATGGTGGGAGAAGTCCGGTATGCGTTATGAGAGACATCTGTCGTTTCACTTGAAAATCTAGGCATGACATTTGATCTGGGCATAAGATCAAATTTTAGGCATGAGatcaaattttttaaatgaaatgtatgcatgaattgttcaaaataataataatgcaatatgCAATAATAATCAGTATTGCTCTAACTTAGGGGTTAGGGATTTGAACAACCCCCTAAACTTGACTATTAAACTGTGTCACATAACACGTCCTGCCACGGATATGAACGATACCTCAAAGCTGTTAAAGTTAACAACCTTACAATTTTTACCTGGTGGATTATAAAACCTAATCTTTGACCCTAATCTGTTGAGTCTCCATATACTTACCTCATTGTTCACTGTTATTCACACTAGACATAAAAATGTGAAACTCTCTATCGTGTTGAAGGCTATTGAACTGTATTTGTTTAATACTCTCTTTGTTCGTTCTGTCCTAGATCTGTGCCTGAAATTTTTATCTTAACATTCTCCATTTACAGTCTGCTATTCCGATTCAATCGTAGGCAACTCCATGGTGTTCAAGCCGTCTCCGGTGACCCCCGTGACTGCAGTGCTGCTGGCTGAGATTTATTCACAGGCTGGAGCTCCTGAGGGGCTGTTCAATGTGGTGCAAGGTGGAGAAGAGACGggttctcttctgtgtcatcaCCCATCTGTGGCTAAAGTCTCCTTCACAGGAAGTGTGCCCACAGGAAAGAAAGTAAGAGGACTCCAGCAGTAATAATACAGTAGCTATTGCAGActtaaggccggaacacaccaagctgacgccgacgaactagtggcgacgaaagcagactgcggggttggctcacgtcggcagtgtctgtgtccaaagttgccctgacacaccaaaccgacgttcgacacccgacggccaagtagcatgtCATTCTGCAcctgcgcaagatgaaatgcatttccgtaccagcaggtggcagtagctgaacggccaatcagaatgatcagatggcccgacggaccgacgagctccgacgccaattcaacatttcgaatcggccaaaaaaaagccgacgaggaccaacttcagccgacggtgcagaacacactgagaaaacgtAGTTGGccgacaaacaaaaactgcccgacggccgaccgtcggcttggtgtgttccggcctttaaagggttagttcactcaaaaatgaaaatatcagtTACTCACTctcttgtcattccaaaccattAAAGACTTTGGTaaatcttcgaaacacaaattaagatataatGTGTCTTATTTGACAGTCCAGGTAACCAAAGATGGAAGATCCAAGAAGGTCATAATGGCATTGCGAAAGTAATCCATATCAATTCAGCAGTTTATTCCAAGTCTTGTAAAAAGACACAATCACattatataatgaacagataAAACTGAGGCTTTTATTCAAAGCCTTTTCATAGTCAAATATAACTTTTatataatactttaaaaaaacaactcaaTGGATTAGTTGTTTCTTATATATGTATCTGGGCATTTGGCCATTGCTGCTGCTTTCTCTCACCCatgctttattaataaacaaagaGCAGAAGAAAAACAGTATCTCTCTTGATCAATAATCAAGAATCAATAAGAgctaaactaaattaaatctgtttatcatataaagagCGCATCTCTTCACAAGACTTTGATTGGTTTGATTCATTTGATATGGAATATGGACAGCTTTGTGACTTCTTTAAAATAAGATTTCcttaaaatatcagtaacactttacaacaaggtttcattagttaacattagttaactactttagttaacgtGATCTAAGAATGAACATTACTtcgacagcatttatttatcttaatgttaatttcagcatttaaaatcaaaatcagtggttcaatattaatattataaagcgatgagaatatttttggtgcgccaaaaaaacaaaataacgacttatatagtgatggccgatttcaaaatactgcttcaggaagcttcagagcattatgaatcagcatgtcgaatcagcagttcggagcgccaaagtcacgtgatttcagcagtttggcggtttgacacgcgatccaaatcatgattcgatacgctgattcataacgctccgaagcttcctgaagcagtattttgaaatcggccatcactatataagtcgttatttatttatttattttggcgcaccaaaaatattctcgtcgctttataatattaatattgaaccactgtactcacatgaactgatttaaatatgtttttagtacattaatggatcttgagagaggaaaatcattgctggctatggaggcctcactgagccatcggatttcaacaaaaatatcttaatttgtgttccgaagattaacaaaggtcttacaggtgtggaacgacatgagggtgagtaataaatgacattattttcatttttgggtgaactaaccctttaatagtagTAGTACTAGTAATGGATACTATCCTGGAATGCACTTCCTGtgtttaaatgcatgttttggCCCAACAGATAATGGAAATGGCCTCCCGAGGGGTCAAGCCAGTGACACTGGAGCTTGGTGGTAAATCTCCTCTGATCATCTTTGAGGACACTGACCTAGAAAACGCAGTTAGAGGAGCACTCATGGCCAACTTCTTGTCTCAAGGCCAGGTACTGTATTGAAAGGTCAAGTCAAAGTTTGAACTTGCATAATTTTTCCTCTCTGgttcatataaaacataatGTCACAGGTGATCACAGCCATGCTGATATACAGACCAACTACACAACTGCTTTAGACAACATTTATACAATATTATAACATATAattatgcaatatttattacagtaatattggtttatacagtattttagtTTACACAATATTATAAGCTATAATGTCTGATTAAAAATGTtcactctaaaatatatatgtataaataaatcaaaGGCCTTTCAGAGatgaaaaatagaaaatactcTACTGTTAAAAATTTtagggtctgtaagatttttttttttttttttttttttttaaatgctcaccaaggctgcatatacttgatcaaagatacagtaaaaacattatttcaaacaatattatttcaatttaaaataactgtgttctatttaactatattttaaaacataatttattcctgtgatgtaaagatacattttcagcatcattactccactcttcagtgtcacatgatccttccaAAATCATtctatgatgatttgctgctcaagaaacattcttaTTATTCTCAATGTTGAAATCAATTGTGCTGCTTGATATATTTTTGGAAACCGTGattcttttttcaggattctttgactgaatataaagttcaaaagaacagcatttatttgaaacaaaaatcttttgtcatttttgatcaacttaatgcatccttgctgaataaaagtattaatttctgaccacaattttttaaatgctaGTGTACAGTTTatgttgtgtattttttttttttttttttttttaatatttcccACATGTAGGTGTGCAGTAACGGCACCAGAGTTTTTGTGCAAAGGTCAATTGTTCCTCAGTTCTTGAAAGAGGTGGTCAGGAGAACTAAAGCCATTCTGATAGGAGACCCTCTGTTGGAGGAGACTCGTATGGGAGCCCTGGTCAGCAAACCACACCTGGACAAGGTGCTGGGATATGTGAACCAAGCTAAGAAAGAGGTATATTCAGTATAGAAATTAGTAGCATGATTGTGTTGTTTACTATATTACATGGGTTGGTAATGTAGTTCCTTTTTTCTTGACAGGGAGCCAGAGTGCTCTGTGGAGGGGAGCCCTTCATCCCAACAGATCCTAAACTAAAAGATGGATACTACATGACACCATGTGTGCTTGGTGAGTTAGAAAAACAGTTGGCAGCTGATGTTTtgagttcatgtgttttggaaacATTCAATGGTCTATTTTTCATTCTGTTCATTTCCTTAAATCGGTCTGTTTTCTGTGTTCATTCACGTCTTGTTTTCAGATGGCTGCACAGATGACATGACGTGTGTCAAAGAGGAAATCTTTGGGCCTGTGATGTCAGTACTGCCCTTTGACACTGAGGACGAGGTTCTTCGGAGAGCCAATGACAGCTCTCTGGGTCTGGCTGCAGGGGTCTTTACTAAGTAAAGTGAAAATTAGTTTTATACACTACAGTACGaacatttggggtcagtaagatttttaaaaagtttttatgaGAAGTGTCTAGTACTCaaaatctgcatttatttgatccaaaatacagtaaaaatataatatgatacatgatacattattttcaggattcttgatgaataaaaagttcaaatgaaaagcattatttgaaatagaaatcttttgtaacactataaatgtctgttgtatttgatcaatttaatgtgtctttgctgaataagtaagtattaataaaatatttttacagactacaaacttttgaacagtagtatgtCTGATTGATTGAGGTTTATGTAAGTTAACAAAGCTAGACTGGGGCTTTCCTGTTTGCTCATATTTTCCTTTCCTGTCTGTTTGTGACTCGCTAGAGATGTCAAGAGAGCACATCGAGTTATAGAAAACCTGCAGGCTGGATCTTGCTTCATCAATAATTACAATATCACCCCTGTGGAGGTGCCATTTGGAGGATACAAGGCCTCAGGTGGAGTTACAATAGGAGttaccaaacatttttttattagcGTGTTTGCCTCTATAAACACTCTCTGTCCTGAAGTTAAACACAACCTTCTATCTTTGATTTCAGGTATTGGAAGAGAAAATGGCCAGGTGACCATTGAATTTTACTCTCAGTTGAAGACTGTGGTGGTGGAGATGGGTGATGTGGATAGTCTCTTTTAAACACAAGCCAGACGTATTCTGGTCTCAGATTAATGATTGGATCCTACTGGAAGATCTCAATGTGGGATTAACCATTTAGCCTAATGACTTGACACGCAGttactgaaatgtattaatgttCACCACTAATGGACCATGTTTAGCCTGCTAACATAATTTCTGTCAAGTAATGGCAGCTGCCTGTGAATATTTCACAATCAAGTGCCTGTACTGTAGAATGGTACAATTCTTAATGAGCGTAAGAGAGTGTAAACTgcgtt
Encoded here:
- the aldh9a1b gene encoding 4-trimethylaminobutyraldehyde dehydrogenase B isoform X2; the encoded protein is MAGPGLIRNIQQICSRRGSKFSRQVKMVLLRAVLTPGLRGALYYTGTRSSSSGTLQIKDPLNFWCGGRVNLKDVKAKSEPVYEPATGRVLCQLQACGATEVDAAVRSASAAFTVWSKLAGMERARVMIEAARLIEKRREEIAEIEVVNNGKSITEARLDVDSARLCIEYFAGQATTLSGQHVQLAGGSFAYTRREPLGVCVGIGAWNYPFQIAAWKSAPAIACGNSMVFKPSPVTPVTAVLLAEIYSQAGAPEGLFNVVQGGEETGSLLCHHPSVAKVSFTGSVPTGKKIMEMASRGVKPVTLELGGKSPLIIFEDTDLENAVRGALMANFLSQGQVCSNGTRVFVQRSIVPQFLKEVVRRTKAILIGDPLLEETRMGALVSKPHLDKVLGYVNQAKKEGARVLCGGEPFIPTDPKLKDGYYMTPCVLDGCTDDMTCVKEEIFGPVMSVLPFDTEDEVLRRANDSSLGLAAGVFTKDVKRAHRVIENLQAGSCFINNYNITPVEVPFGGYKASGIGRENGQVTIEFYSQLKTVVVEMGDVDSLF
- the aldh9a1b gene encoding 4-trimethylaminobutyraldehyde dehydrogenase B isoform X1 yields the protein MAGPGLIRNIQQICSRRGSKFSRQVKMVLLRAVLTPGLRGALYYTGTRSSSSGTLQIKDPLNFWCGGRVNLKDVKAKSEPVYEPATGRVLCQLQACGATEVDAAVRSASAAFTVWSKLAGMERARVMIEAARLIEKRREEIAEIEVVNNGKSITEARLDVDSARLCIEYFAGQATTLSGQHVQLAGGSFAYTRREPLGVCVGIGAWNYPFQIAAWKSAPAIACVCYSDSIVGNSMVFKPSPVTPVTAVLLAEIYSQAGAPEGLFNVVQGGEETGSLLCHHPSVAKVSFTGSVPTGKKIMEMASRGVKPVTLELGGKSPLIIFEDTDLENAVRGALMANFLSQGQVCSNGTRVFVQRSIVPQFLKEVVRRTKAILIGDPLLEETRMGALVSKPHLDKVLGYVNQAKKEGARVLCGGEPFIPTDPKLKDGYYMTPCVLDGCTDDMTCVKEEIFGPVMSVLPFDTEDEVLRRANDSSLGLAAGVFTKDVKRAHRVIENLQAGSCFINNYNITPVEVPFGGYKASGIGRENGQVTIEFYSQLKTVVVEMGDVDSLF